GCTCGCCGGCTAGGGGTTTGAGATATACGGTTTCGATACCTTTCGTGACTGGAAAGGTCACGAAACAGTTCTACTTTAATGATGAAAAACTCAAAATATGGGAAAAGGTCACTCAGCAGGTGGATTTCACTGATGGGGATGACTCTCTTGAGATAATTGACTCTACTCTGGAGAGTGGTGAAAGAGTAATATTCTCTACAACACCCTTCAATAATGTAGATGTCGAGTTCGAATCTGTTGGGGGCGGATCGGTTTTCTACAAAATAACGCTGACCACTCCAGG
This portion of the Mesotoga infera genome encodes:
- a CDS encoding type II secretion system protein, which translates into the protein MKRKTGTSLLELTIVMIVFTVVLSAVLLLYVDLSKRSQVALNNVEKYSELFKIDSIIQTELSKAGPNIGKITLIKESESSPARGLRYTVSIPFVTGKVTKQFYFNDEKLKIWEKVTQQVDFTDGDDSLEIIDSTLESGERVIFSTTPFNNVDVEFESVGGGSVFYKITLTTPGGVEIHRSSVKLINVK